One Drosophila ananassae strain 14024-0371.13 chromosome XR, ASM1763931v2, whole genome shotgun sequence genomic window, acctAGTACCGGTGCTTCTATGAGCTTCttttttagcatttcaaaACAATCTAACTCTTTTTCTCCAAACACGAATTCGCAATCTTTTTTCAACAATTCATATAATGGTTTTGCAATCCTCGAAAAATCCTTTATAAATCTTCTAAAATATGAACACAATCCTAAAAAGCTTCTAActccatgcactttgttgGGGACTGGAAAATCTCTGATGGCTTCAATTCCTTTATCATTTGCTTGTATTCCTTCACTCGACACCAAAAAGCCTAAGTATTGAACACTCGCTTGTAGAAACTCGCATTTATCCATTCTTAGTTCTAATTTGTTTCTCGCTAATCTTTCAAAAACTTCTTTAAGTACACTCAAATGTTCTTCAATTTCTTTACTCGCGATCATAATATCGTCCATGTATATAACCACTTTTCCTTCTCTTATCATGTctgcaaaaattttattgataaaTCTTTGAAACACCGCCGGTGCGTTTTTTAAGCCCATTGGCATCCGCATGAATTCAAACTGCCCTAGCGGCGTCATAAATGAAGTATATTTGATTGATTCATTCTCAACAAACACATGAAAGTATCCATGTTTAAGATCTAATTTAGAGAATATAGTCTTATTTACTAATGTGTTCAATAAATCATCAATTAAGGGTAATGGATAATTATCTTTAATCATTGTCTTATTAAGCTTCCTGTAATCCACACATAATCGCAAATCAcctgtttttttcttaactaaCACTATTGGAGATGCATATTCTGACTCACTCGGCCTAATAATTCCCTCTTTTAAGTACTCGTCTAATATGCTCTGTAACTTTTCTTTCTCTGTATAAGCTAACCGTCTCGGAGAACTGCTAAAAGGTTTCGAGTCATCCAACCTCAGCTTTATTTCACACTTAACCTCTGGTTCCTTTGGTCTTTGTTTATTAACAtaaaaattttctataattttaataaattgctGTCTAACCTTATAATCCACTTGTTCACCAATTTTGTATTCTACAGATTCATCTTCCATATCAATATTCATCAGTTCCTTTTCCACTATATTTATGTCAACTTCCGTTGCTTCTTGAAACCTAACTGCATTTCTAATCTTTGGTTCATGACTAACTATTACTTCTTTGCTTATTATCCGACTTTCACCACTAACCTTATTAACATCACCAATTCTTTTCTGTTTAACGTCAACATCACTAATTATTTGCTCTTCATCACTAACATCATAACTGTTTTTAACATTCTCTAAGATTTCTACCGTAACCAACTTCAAGGTGTCAAGGTTCAGATTTAGATCACATGCTTCCATAAAATCCCTTCCCAAAACTACATCATGACTCATAGATTTGTTTGCCACAacaactaaataaaaatatattttattgacttttttctttatataaCATAATATTCTGCCATAAGTTTCCAAACAACTTTCATTTATTCCATGATATGAATGAAATTACCCATGATTCGGGTactttagaaattttaataaaagaaattgGGCTTCCTGTATCTATGAGGCATTCTGTAATTAACTTGgtattaatattattcttaaagtaaatttcaaaatatcttacatAATTGTTCTTGCCCTCGttcttaattttgtttttctgaCACTTCGCCACAAAATGTCCCATTTCGCCACATGCATAGCACGAACCTTTCTCCCGCCTTGGCTTCCTGCACTCATGTACCCAATGTCCTTTAGCATTGCAATTATAGCAACGCGTGTCCTTGCTGTCCTTGCTGTCCTTGCTGTCCTTCTCGTCCTTGTTTACTGCTGCCTCCTTTTTGTCACCATGAGCTTTAGGCAACTCCACTTCCGCAAATGCACGTTTGATAAGTGCAACATTTTCAAAGCACTGAATATGTGCTTGATTACGCAGCCCTTGATAAGGAATTCCTTCAATGATGCGACTTATCATTTCTTCTGTATCTATGTTGATTCTCTGACCAAGCATCACCTTGTCGTCCACGTAGCTTCCAAAACTTTCACCTGAACTCCATTTACGGTTCTCGAATTGACGCCTTGCCTCTAACTTCGAAACTTTATCCGAAAACATTGAGATTAGCTCAGCGGTTAACTCCTCCAACGGTAGCATGATGCGCTCAGGGTTTGCATGTAGCCACACATTTGCTTTTCCTTTGATTTTGCTAATCATCAACATCTTAATATATTGTCCACTAATTCCATAAATGGTTGCAATATTATTCATTTGCGTAATCCATTTTCGTGCGCAAGTTTCACCCGAAAATTCACTCAAAACCTGTGTTGCCATGCTTAACGAAACGTCGATGCTTGGGTTGTAAAATTCCAAGAACTTCGACTTCTCAGTATTGCCTTTTTCCACCGCTTCTTTGGCGCCTGCTTttgcgctgctgctgccggcTTTATTCTTGTCATTGCGTGCACAATTTTCAACTTTGTCTTCTCCCTCGCCGCCGTCGTCGTTGTTGTTTTCGCCGCCGTCTTTGCTGCTGCTCCCGTCTCCATCTTTGTTGCTCCTTTTGTCTCCGTCTTTTCCGCTTTGATCGCCGCCAACTTTGCTCTCATTTTTACCGCCAACTTTTCCTTTAGTTTCACCTCCTTGTTTGTCGTTTCCTTCACCTCCAGCTTCGTCGTTGTTTTTGCCTCCTTCTTCGTCGCCATTATCGTTTTCATCTCCGTTGTTCTCTAAGTCCAAATTTTCCTCATATTCATCTCCACCGTTGCTTCCATCGCCGTCTTCGTCTTGATTACTAACTGATTCCAGATAATTACGCGATTCCGTTGACATTTTGCTTAAACGCAATATTAACTCGCGCTTTGTTCCTGTTGTTGGTAGCTGTAACACACTCAACCACTTTTTTAATTGCGCAATTGATGCGTTGCTAacgtccattttcgttttatttaattgttcaCTTGGCACAAGATCGGCCCACTTCTGATTTTGTAgggttataataaatattcccGGAAGAAGAACACCTTTGCCTGCTATGTTtcgttttgttatttattagaATATGTCCGCGTCGGATCGCTGCTGGTGTTCGACTGACTCCGCTCTCATCCCACGCGATCTGCATCAACCCTCGTAAttcgagagagagagagagccagaACCGACAACAAGCAACAACACCGACTTATACTAACGACAGTTTACAGTTATACACTTATACACTTATATACGCTTCTCGTTAATAgcaatatatacatatgtatatttttcataaaaggCAAGCCTGGCCTTCTTATGTCTTGGTAAGAGCTTTGGTTTGTGCACCTTTGCATCATACGGCAGGTTTAAATCTTTTTTGCAAATCTGTTGCATTCTATATACATTCTAATGTATATACATTATGTAGCAATCCCGCTACAACTTCTAGTTAATAGCAATACACATATACTTTCTGTAGCAATCCCGCTACAACTTCTAGTTAATAgcaatacatatatacattctGTAGCAATCCTGCTACACCATTAAGCTTATAAAATAGAACAAGAAATGCCTCCTAAACACGAGGgccaatttaaaatataaataaaaaaaaagaaaggaaatggaaagttcaaattaattttaaatcccACAGTCCAAGTCGCTCGACCCAGTTCATTGGCGAAATTTTCGCTCAAGTTAGAGCGCATGTTCTTTTATATGTTCGAAGCaatttctatatatttatgcTTTAATAGGAAGGCCTAGTTTATGCCTAATTTTgtctttattattttgaaaagccaattctTGTCAATTCTATTAGCTTATACGATTTATTTATAACTTACCAACATTTCATGTATTATGTTCATTTTAGTAATTAATCTTAGTTCTTTTAGTggttaaatacatttttataatgtgctaaataattatatttttggccCGACATAACTGATCCCCTTGAGATCGCCGAGGTAGGGGCTAATGGCAACCATTTGCGGGCAATATATGTTGGAACGGCCgtgatcggtcgtctatttCTTATTACTGCAACTgatcgatcgaaaatggcaaaaCCTTGCGATTTTTAAAGATGCAACATTTTTAGTAGAAAATTAATTCGatagtgaaattctcatagggatcggccatccatatacaaatttaagaaagTTGTTAATCTCTAATGATTAAGTTAAGCAAACGGTACATCAATCGATGTGCCGAAAGTAGTCAAGCTTATATTGACATTGCGGGCTATGTAATCAAAGGGTAAATTCAGCATACCACTTGCCTTAATTTGAGTTGATGAAACTTCATTAAATACTGTAACAATGAGGATTGGGTGCTTGAACGCCATATAGGATATGCTATTCAAGTCCTAGGCGAAGTGTTGAATTTGGGAGGGGTGCCGCACGCAGTGTGACAAATtttccggctctggctcgccAGCTAATGGGGTGGTGTTCTTGCCACGCCTCCCAAGGTGCCTTTTGCTCATTATCCACAAAATAAAAGACTGCGTGCATGGGGCAAGCTTCACTTGGTAAGAGATCGGCTACTCATCTTGGCTATCGGGAGAAAGGATTAAGGGAAAATAGAAAAGTGGGTTCCTTCGCTACGGTCTACACTGCCGAGTGTTCCAGACCTCAGATGTTATGAGGCTTGGTTTGCCCACCCAACCTGTGGCTAACACGGTCCTGGGTACAAGACCCATGAGGTTGCTATTAGCCCCTACCTCGGCGATCTCAAGGGGATCAGTTATGTCGGTTCTGGCCGtgattaaaaaacaaaaaacacacaaaaaaataaataaataaacaaataaataattttttttttaaatcaggcGATCAAACCCTTAGCGAATGTAGGTCAAGTTCTGAGGTTTTCGATCAAACCGAAGTTAAGATAGGTCAGTTTTGTATTGGTTTGAGTAGACAGTTGTGGGAAGCTGAAGAATCAGCTGATGCAACGGAAAGTTCATCGACCTTTTCGTTTGGATATTACATCTGTTTGAATTCCCTTTGGTGGGAAGCAAAAGAATCAGCTGATACAACGGAAAGTTCATCGACCTTTTCGTTCGGTGAAATCCAATATCACATCTGTTTGAACTCCctgctttcattttttttttacctatactttttttttagatttatttgCAAGTTAGTTTTAATATTAGTATTATCAATAGTTTATTTGTCATTAAATAGTCGTGTCcgtattttttcatttaaatatattattttttttctgtcctTGCTAGATTCTAGAAATTAACCAGTTATGCCAAATCCCGAAAAAAATATGGCACAAAAGTGTCCGTTATGTGATTCCACCTTAGATGTTGGAAAAACGTACAAAACCAAATGTGGTCATGTTTTCCATCAGTCCTGCATTGCAGGCTATGCCAAAAGTAAAACAACGTGTCCTACTTGTAGCACAGTATGCTTCGAAAAATCGGATACTCCATCTCAAAACACTAGGTCAAATAGTGGGCAGATGTTAGATTCTACGCCCAGTGGCTCATCAGGGGCATCCGCGTTGGGACTGGCGCAGAAAGAGTTAATCCAAAATACAGTTTTAGACGCTGTTAAGTCCATGCAGAACGAGTTGTTGACAGAATTATCTGAAAGAATGGCTAGGTTGATTGAAGCCAATCTTCCGACATCATTTCCAGCGGTAGAAGGTTCAAACCCGGAGGGAGCACTTGGAAGGAATTCCTTGGGCCAAATTCCATTAGGTAGTATGGATGAACTAATAGGGTCCAACACCGAAACACCCAGGAGTAATCACTCAGACCTAAGCCAGAGGCCCGATAAAGTAGGCcatattttaaatagttgGAAATTGCGGTTTAGTGGAAATCCGGAAGGTCTTAGTGTCGATAACTTTATTTGCCGAGTAGAAGCCCTCACCAGACAAACGCTGGAaggaaatttttcaattctaagCAGTAATGCTAGCCTTCTATTTGAAGGAAAAGCGAGAGAGTTCTACTGGAGGTACCACAAACATACTCAGGAATTGCGATGGGATTTTCTTTGTACTGCGCTATGGAGGCAATTC contains:
- the LOC116655677 gene encoding uncharacterized protein LOC116655677, with product MDVSNASIAQLKKWLSVLQLPTTGTKRELILRLSKMSTESRNYLESVSNQDEDGDGSNGGDEYEENLDLENNGDENDNGDEEGGKNNDEAGGEGNDKQGGETKGKVGGKNESKVGGDQSGKDGDKRSNKDGDGSSSKDGGENNNDDGGEGEDKVENCARNDKNKAGSSSAKAGAKEAVEKGNTEKSKFLEFYNPSIDVSLSMATQVLSEFSGETCARKWITQMNNIATIYGISGQYIKMLMISKIKGKANVWLHANPERIMLPLEELTAELISMFSDKVSKLEARRQFENRKWSSGESFGSYVDDKVMLGQRINIDTEEMISRIIEGIPYQGLRNQAHIQCFENVALIKRAFAEVELPKAHGDKKEAAVNKDEKDSKDSKDSKDTRCYNCNAKGHWVHECRKPRREKGSCYACGEMGHFVAKCQKNKIKNEGKNNYNAS